The following proteins come from a genomic window of Macadamia integrifolia cultivar HAES 741 chromosome 14, SCU_Mint_v3, whole genome shotgun sequence:
- the LOC122060722 gene encoding monooxygenase 2-like, translating into MEMREEEVVIVGAGISGLATAVALTRVGVPVLVLERWEELRITGAALALYSNAWFALEALGVAHKLSPFYVPTQKGRITNVTNGAVKEVSYSGFERRNGPILVHRRKLLESLAEELPPGTIRFSSKLISIQSQRTPQGSSIATLQLEGNTIIKAKVLIGCDGVHSVVAQWLGLMPPVPSGRNGIRGLSVFPQGHGFSQALHQFVKPGQRGGFVPINDTDLYWFLFYYPKSTGNEIPGDPMLIQKEVMENLAKDFPPRYLEVVQNSDLPAITCAPLLLRCPWDLLWKNLSRGNITVAGDALHPMTPDLGQGGCSALEDAVVLGRHIGNLFLKNRRIVPEEVPRAINGYVMERKWRVAGLITKSYLSGWAQQGGGSGWLMKLIRDFIFFKVLYRIIFDSIYYDCGKLPSISLPNGSQMGCKND; encoded by the exons atggaaatgAGAGAGGAGGAGGTAGTGATCGTGGGAGCTGGGATCTCAGGTCTTGCGACGGCAGTAGCTCTGACGAGGGTTGGGGTTCCAGTGTTAGTGCTGGAGAGATGGGAAGAGCTTAGAATCACTGGTGCAGCCCTTGCTCTCTACTCAAATGCATGGTTTGCTCTTGAAGCTCTGGGTGTAGCTCACAAGCTCTCCCCCTTCTATGTCCCTACCCAAAA GGGTCGAATCACTAATGTTACTAATGGAGCTGTTAAAGAGGTCTCTTACTCTGGGTTTGAAAG GAGAAATGGACCTATACTTGTTCACAGGAGAAAATTATTGGAGTCACTTGCAGAGGAATTGCCTCCAGGGACAATCCGTTTCTCTTCAAAGCTCATATCCATACAATCTCAAAGAACACCCCAAGGCTCTTCCATTGCTACCCTCCAGTTGGAAGGCAATACCATCATCAAAGCCAAG GTCCTGATAGGGTGCGATGGGGTGCACTCAGTGGTAGCACAGTGGTTGGGTCTCATGCCTCCGGTGCCTTCGGGCCGCAATGGTATTCGTGGCTTATCTGTGTTTCCCCAAGGCCATGGATTTAGCCAAGCACTACACCAGTTTGTAAAACCAGGCCAAAGAGGTGGTTTTGTTCCTATCAATGATACAGATCTTTATTGGTTCCTGTTCTACTATCCAAAATCTACAG GTAATGAAATTCCAGGAGACCCAATGCTGATCCAGAAGGAAGTGATGGAAAACTTGGCCAAAGACTTCCCTCCAAGATACTTAGAAGTTGTCCAAAATTCTGATCTCCCTGCAATAACATGTGCTCCTTTGCTACTGAGATGTCCATGGGACCTTCTATGGAAAAACCTAAGCAGAGGTAACATCACAGTTGCCGGCGATGCATTGCACCCGATGACGCCGGACCTTGGTCAGGGTGGTTGTTCAGCATTAGAAGATGCCGTCGTCCTTGGCCGACATATCGGGAATTTATTCCTCAAAAACCGACGAATCGTGCCGGAGGAAGTGCCCAGAGCTATTAATGGATATGTTATGGAGAGGAAATGGAGAGTGGCTGGTTTGATAACAAAGTCGTATCTTTCTGGATGGGCTCAACAAGGAGGGGGCTCAGGATGGTTGATGAAGCTCATCAGGGATTTTATCTTCTTTAAAGTTCTATATAGAATAATCTTTGATTCTATATACTATGATTGTGGGAAATTGCCAAGCATTTCCTTACCTAATGGATCCCAAATGGGGTGTAAGAATGATTAA
- the LOC122062087 gene encoding monooxygenase 2-like yields the protein MEKSEDIVIVGGGIAGLATALALKRVGIKALVLERSPELRTTGAALTLFPNAWLALEALGVAHKLTSIYSPLRKGFVTNVANGAIQQVTYTGISEKFSGPIPVHRRSLLETLAGELPSGTIRFSSKLTSIRTAAIDDEASSGAIVSLDDGTVIKAKVLIGCDGLHSVVARWLGLKEPVKANRSAIRGLAVFPEGHGHKEEEVYQFIDQGKRAAFVPLNDKELYWFLTYSSTIKGEETATDPKSLQKDVIENLAKDFPPSYLEVAQHADLATVSWAPLMFRYPWNLLFGQVCKGSITVAGDAMHPMTPDLGQGGCSALEDAVVLGRHLGNSFLLNGRRIVAVEAAKAIEGYVKERRWRAATLITGSYISGWVQQGGSSSIMKFFRDTIFYKFLYRILFDSVGYDCGKLPSVSSSSELDGDQTKID from the exons atggaaaaaaGCGAGGATATAGTGATAGTTGGGGGAGGGATCGCAGGATTAGCGACGGCATTGGCCCTAAAGAGAGTTGGGATTAAAGCTTTGGTTCTGGAGAGATCGCCAGAGCTACGAACAACTGGTGCAGCTCTTACACTCTTCCCCAATGCATGGCTTGCTCTGGAAGCACTCGGTGTTGCTCACAAACTCACCTCCATTTATTCCCCTCTCCGAAA GGGATTCGTCACAAATGTTGCTAATGGAGCTATTCAACAAGTAACTTATACAGGGATTAGTGA GAAGTTCAGTGGACCTATCCCAGTGCACAGGAGAAGCTTATTAGAGACACTAGCAGGAGAATTGCCCTCTGGCACCATTCGTTTCTCTTCAAAGCTTACCTCCATCCGTACCGCCgccatagatgatgaagcttcTTCAGGTGCTATCGTAAGTCTAGACGATGGGACGGTCATCAAGGCCAAG GTCTTGATAGGGTGTGATGGGCTGCACTCAGTGGTAGCACGCTGGTTAGGACTCAAGGAACCAGTGAAAGCAAACCGGTCAGCCATACGTGGTCTAGCAGTATTTCCCGAAGGCCATGGACATAAGGAGGAGGAAGTCTACCAGTTCATAGACCAAGGCAAAAGAGCTGCTTTTGTTCCCTTAAATGATAAAGAGCTGTATTGGTTCCTGACCTACTCTTCTACAATTAAAG GTGAAGAGACTGCAACAGACCCCAAGTCACTACAAAAGGACGTAATTGAGAACTTGGCCAAGGACTTCCCTCCGTCATATTTAGAAGTAGCTCAACATGCTGATCTGGCAACAGTTTCATGGGCTCCATTGATGTTCAGATATCCGTGGAACCTATTATTTGGCCAAGTGTGCAAGGGGAGCATCACGGTTGCAGGTGATGCGATGCATCCAATGACACCAGATCTGGGCCAGGGTGGTTGTTCAGCACTCGAAGATGCAGTCGTCCTTGGACGACACTTAGGCAATTCTTTCCTCCTAAATGGGCGGCGGATTGTGGCCGTAGAGGCAGCTAAAGCTATAGAAGGGTATGTGAAAGAAAGGAGATGGAGAGCTGCAACTTTGATCACAGGGTCTTATATTTCAGGTTGGGTGCAGCAAGGTGGTTCTAGTTCGATCATGAAGTTCTTTAGGGATACTATCTTCTACAAGTTTCTTTACCGTATACTTTTTGACAGTGTAGGATATGATTGTGGAAAGCTTCCcagtgtttcttcttcttctgaattaGATGGTGATCAGACTAAGATTGACTAG